AAGCCAGGGCGGCATCGAAGTCCTGGATGGCTCGGTCCAGCAGGCCTTGTTGCAGAAGTAACCGGCCTCGAGTCAAATAGTCAAAGGCCGTGGGCTGTTCGGACGACATTCTTCTCTACTCGATCGGCAAATTACGCAAGATGGGCTCCCGAAGCACGCCGGGGACTCTGGACACGAGGGCATACCTATCCCGGCGAGCCTTCCTGAGCTTTTTCAATCTCGGCCGCCCGAAGCTCCACCCGCCGGATTTTGCCGCTGATGGTCTTGGGCAATTCTGCTACGAACTCGATGGCCCGTGGATATTTGTAGGGCGCCGTCGCCTGCCGCACGTGGTCCTGGAGGCTGAGAGCCAGCTCATCGGACGCCACGTAGCCCGGGGCCAAAATGACGAAAGCCTTGACGATATCCCCCCGCACCGGGTCAGGGGAGGCCACCACGGCGGACTCCGCCACCGCCGGATGCTCGATCAAGGCGCTCTCCACCTCGAAGGGGCCGATCCGGTATCCCGAGGAAATGATGACGTCGTCGGCGCGGCCCACGAACCAGAAGTAACCGTCCTCGTCTTTATATGCCTTGTCCCCGGTGAGATACCAATCTCCATAGAAGGAGGCTTCCATGGCGTCGGGCGCCTTCCAGTACTCCCGGAAAAGCCCCACCGGTCTCTCGGGCTTGACCTTTACAGCGATCTGCCCCTCCTGGTTCTCCGGCAGCTCATTGCCTTCGTCGTCAACGATAGCCACGTTGAACCCCGGCATGGGCTTGCCCATGGACCCCGCCCGCACCGGCAGGCACCGGAAGTTGCCCACCAGCAGCACCGTCTCCGTTTGGCCGTAGCCGTCGTAGATGGTCAGGCCGGTGCCGTCCTCCCAGGTTTTCATCACCTCGGGGTTCAGCGGCTCTCCCGCGCTGGTGCAGTGGCGCAGGTTGCTGAAATCGTACTTGGTCAAGTCCTCCAGCACCAGCATCCGGTAAGCGGTGGGAGGCGCACAAAAGGAAGTGACACCGTAGCGTTCGAGAATCTGCAAGGTCAGGGCTGGGTCGAACCGGCCGCGGGCGTCGTGCTGCAACACCGTGGCGCCCTGGGTCCACTGGCCGAAGAGTTTTCCGTAGGCGGCCTTGGCCCAGCCCGTGTCAGACAGGGTCCACTGCAAGTCGGTGGCGTTGAGGTCCTGCCAGTACTTGGCGGTCAATACGTGGGCCAAGCCGTATGACGCATGGGTATGCAGCACCATCTTGGGGTAGCCCACGGTGCCCGATGTGAAGTAAATCAGCAAGGGGTCGTCGCTTCGGGTTTTTTCTCCCTCTTCCAGCCGGGAAGAGGCCCCCGACATCGATTCTTCATAGGAGGTCCAACCTCTCCTCGAGCCGCCTACCAATAGCAATCGCTTGAGGCCCGGGCAGTTGCCTGCCGCGTCGGCCAACTTGTCCGAGTTTTCCAGGTCGGTGATTGCCAATGTAGCTTCGGCCTCGTTGACCCGGTATTCGATGTCCCGGGCCGTGCATAGAGTGGTTGCCGGCATGGGCACCGCGCCCAGCTTCATCAGCCCCAGCATCGCCACGTACCATTGGGGTATCCTGGGCAGCATGACGAATGCCCGGTCTCCTTTGCCGACTCCCAGGCTTTTTAGAACGTTGGCAAAGCGGTCCGACTGGACCTTCAGGTCCCAAAAGGCGTGGTGCTGGGCAATTTCCCCGCTGGGATCCAGGGAGATGAGCGCCAGCTTGGTGCGGTCTTCCGCCCACTTGTCCACCACGTCAAAGGCGAAGTTGAAGTACTCCGGCACCTCCAAGGAGCTGTTCCGGTAGGTCTCCTGGTAGTCCTGCATATTGGGGGACACGTCCCTCATGGCTGCCTCCCACGCGGGTGTCTGGGAGTAAGGACATTCTACAACCAACCTCGGTCATGGAAAAGCTGCGCTGGCATTGTGACACCCGACGATTCCAAGACAACGCGTTATATGTGACAATCGGCGCCAACGGAACCGCCCATGAATTACAACATCGAAAAACGGCGCCGCCGTTCGATTCGCCTGCCGGGATACGACTATGCCCAGCCCGGAGGCTATTTCGTGACCATCTGCACCCAGGGTCGAACGTGCCTCTTGGGGGAAGTGGCTGACGGAAAGGTGCATCTGAACGATGCCGGTCGGATAGTGGATGGCTGGTGGCTAGAGTTGGCTGGGAAGTTCTCGTCAGTACAGATGGACATCTACGTCGTAATGCCGAATCACTTCCACGGCATCCTCAACATCGTCGAGGCTCATTTTCAGAGAAACTACAACTCCGCCTCAGGCGGATTGACTGGGGCGAGCCAAGAGGCCTTCTTAGGCCTGGCCAGGAAGGAGGACTCTGCGTCCAAGGCGAGCTACGGCTCGCGGCCGGCATCCTTCAATCTAGAATTTGTACGAGTCCAAACACATGCTGACTCTGTCAGCCAGAGGCTCCTGGATAAGCTGAG
The nucleotide sequence above comes from Nitrospinota bacterium. Encoded proteins:
- a CDS encoding AMP-binding protein, coding for MQDYQETYRNSSLEVPEYFNFAFDVVDKWAEDRTKLALISLDPSGEIAQHHAFWDLKVQSDRFANVLKSLGVGKGDRAFVMLPRIPQWYVAMLGLMKLGAVPMPATTLCTARDIEYRVNEAEATLAITDLENSDKLADAAGNCPGLKRLLLVGGSRRGWTSYEESMSGASSRLEEGEKTRSDDPLLIYFTSGTVGYPKMVLHTHASYGLAHVLTAKYWQDLNATDLQWTLSDTGWAKAAYGKLFGQWTQGATVLQHDARGRFDPALTLQILERYGVTSFCAPPTAYRMLVLEDLTKYDFSNLRHCTSAGEPLNPEVMKTWEDGTGLTIYDGYGQTETVLLVGNFRCLPVRAGSMGKPMPGFNVAIVDDEGNELPENQEGQIAVKVKPERPVGLFREYWKAPDAMEASFYGDWYLTGDKAYKDEDGYFWFVGRADDVIISSGYRIGPFEVESALIEHPAVAESAVVASPDPVRGDIVKAFVILAPGYVASDELALSLQDHVRQATAPYKYPRAIEFVAELPKTISGKIRRVELRAAEIEKAQEGSPG